In [Phormidium] sp. ETS-05, the genomic window CGGTGGAGCCGGGGAAGGTGGGGATTTATTGCTGCGGTGTCACGGTGTATGATTATTGCCATCTGGGTCATGCCCGGTCTTATATTGTGTGGGATACGGTGCGGCGTTATCTGATGTGGCAGGGCTACCAGGTGCGCTATGTGCAGAATTTTACGGATATTGATGATAAAATCCTCAACCGGGCGCGTCAGGAGCGATCGTCGATGGAGGAGGTGGCGGAACGCTACACCCAATCCTATTTTGAGGATATGGCGAAGTTGAATATTTTGGCGGCGGATGCCTACCCCCGCGCTACTCATACGATCGATGGGATCAAACGCCTGATTTATGAGTTGGAGCAAAAGGATTATGCTTATGCGGCGGCGGGCGATGTTTATTATCGGGTGCTAAAGTTTCCTGAGTATGGCAAGCTGTCGGGGCGGAAGTTGGAGGAGATGAAGTCCGGCGCTAGCGGTAGGGTAGAGGTGGAAGACCCTGATAGTGCCAAAAAGCAAGATGCTTTTGATTTTGCCCTGTGGAAAGCTGCCAAACCAGGAGAACCGGCTTGGGAGTCGCCTTGGGGTTTGGGTCGCCCGGGCTGGCATATTGAATGTTCGGCGATGGTGCGCGACTGTTTGGGGGAAACTATTGATATTCATGCGGGGGGAGCGGATTTGGTTTTCCCACACCATGAAAATGAAATCGCTCAGTCCGAGGCGGTGACGGGGAAACCCCTGGCAAAGTATTGGATGCACAATGGCTTTGTCACGGTGAATGGGGAGAAGATGTCTAAGTCTTTGGGCAATTTCACCACGATTAGAGATTTGCTCTCTAGTGGGGTGGCACCGATGGCCCTGCGGTTATTCGTGCTGCACCAGTATCGCAAGCCTTTGGATTTTACCGAGGAGGCAATTGCTGGGGCTACTAATGCTTGGCAGACTCTGAAAGAGGGGTTGCTGTTTGGTTATCAGTTTGGCCCGCAGTTGGGTTGGGATGTGGAGATGCTGTCTCCCCAAAACCCCCGTTTAGGGTTCGGCGCAGGGCCGTTCGGCGCGGGTCCGTTCGGGGGGTTCCACCCAGAAAAGTATTTCCGGGAAGCGATGGATGATGATTTTAATTTCCCTAACGCTTTGGTGGCTTTGTTTGAGCTGGCAAAATATTTGCGCCGGGAGGGAAATGTGTTGGTTCACGAGGGCAAAACGGATACTGATGCCCTGGTTTTATGGTCTCAATGGCAGATTTTGAAGGAGTTAAGCGGGGTTTTGGGTTTGCAGGTGAGCCCTGATGAGGCAATATTGGAAGAGACGGGGGGTTTGACGGATGGGGAAATTGAGGCGCTGATTGCCCAAAGGACGGCGGCCCGCAAGGCTAAGGATTTTGGGGAGAGCGATCGCATCCGCGATGAACTCAAAGCCCAAGGCATTACCCTAATTGATGCTCCCGGTGGTGTCACTCGTTGGCATCGTAATTGATTTTGGTCATTTGTCATTTGTCCCTTGCCCTTTGTCATTTGATAATTGACAATTGATAATTGATAATTGACAATTGTCCCTTGTTCTTTGGGGACAAAGGACAAGGGACAAGGGACAAGGGACAAATGACAAATGACAAATCAGTGCTTAACTATTAATTTATTACTCTAATTTTTGATAAATGTCTTCCCAACAAAGAGTTACAATTTCGGCATCTACTGGAGTATTGATTATCTCTAGCGGCTTGCTGCTGGTGCTGCTGTGGCAGGTGAGAAGTTTGCTAGTGACCCTGATGATTTCGGTGGTACTGGCGGCTTCGATTTCTCCGGCGGTGGATTGGGCAGAAGGTCGGCGAGTGCCCCGGTGGGTGGCGGCTTTGGTGGCTTATTTCACCATCATCGCCGGGTTGACGGGGGTGTTGTTATTAATTGGTCCGACGGTATTAGACCAAATCGAATTGCTGATTAGTCAGTTTCCGGTGTATTTGGAAACTATCCAAAAGATTGCGGAGCAATTGGCGCTGCGGCTGAGCGAAGATAGTCCTAGTTTGGTGCGGGATTTATTTAATACTCAGGCACTGACGGGGTGGGTGTTTCGCTCTTCTCAGCAGTTGCTCTTGCGCTCTTATGGGATTACCCGGGGAATTGTGGGGGGGGTGTTTACCCTGATTTTGTCCCTACTGATTTCCGGCTATATGGTGGCGGATAGTCGCACTTTGATTAAAAGTGTGGTACAGTTGTTTCCCGCTCCTTGGAACGATCGCCTGGAAGGGCAAGTGGGGGAGATATCCCGCCGTATGGGGGGGTACATCCGGGGACGCTTGCTGGTTTCAGCGATTTTGGGGGTGGCAATTACCGCTGGCTTGACGATTTTGGGGTTGGCGGATTTTGCTCTCGGTTTGGGAGCGATCGCCGGGGTGACGAATTTGATTCCCTTTTTGGGGCCGATTTTGGGGGCGATTCCCGCCCTTATTGTAGCCATTTCTAAAGGATGGTGGTTATTTTTTTGGGTTTTGATTTTGTTTGTTATCATTCAAAATGTGGAAACATATATCTTAGACCCGCTGTTGGTTGGTTCTTCTGTGGGTATTCACCCCCTATACCAACTCCTGGCGGTGTTGTCGGGAGTGCAGGTGTTGGGGATTATTGGGGCGCTGATTGTACCGCCTTGGTTTGCTGGAGCAGCGGCGTTGGTCGAAAATCTCTACCTAAAACCTAAGTTGAAGGCAGAAATTACGGCAGCGGCTATAGCCAAAACTAGCTCTGGTACTACCTCTGAATCAATTTTGCCGCCATCACCCCCATCTGCTCTGGCAGAGGAAACCAATGATGAATGACAAAATCAATAGTAATTGGTCAGTAAAAACCTAACCTGATTCTCATGTTCATCAAAACCCATTTAACTCCTGGCAAAATCGTCGCCTTGTATGCTTTGGTGGGAGGCTTTTGGATTATATCCTCGGACAAACTCCTATCGCTGCTTTTGGCTAATCCCGGCAACGTCACGTTAAATCGCCTCCAAACTATTAAAGGTTGGTTTTATGTGTTGGCAACAGCATTGCTGTTGTACTGGTTGATTCAGCGCTATGCAGCAGCCCTTTATCGCTTTCAAAAGGAGTTGCAACTGGAGGAAGCGCGCTTAAGAGGGATTTTGGAGACCAACCGGGATGGGATTGTGGTGTTCGATCGCGCTGGGAAAGTCACCCTCAGCAACCAAGCAGCGCGAGAAATCTTCGGACTTGAGGTGGGGAATGATTACCGCGAATGTCTCAAGCATATCAAGGCGGTTAATAGTACCTGTTTTCCTGAAACCGACCATCCTTTTGTCCAAGTAATGCAAACTGGCAAACCTCTGGCTGGGGTGGAGTGTATTGTGTCTCATGCGCACGGGGATGTGATTTTATCCGTGAACGCGGCGCCGCTTTACGATAATGCTGGTAAAATCGATGGGGTGGTGACATCGATTACCGATATTACTGCCCATAAATTGGCAGAAGCTGCCGGACGCGATCGGGATGTTGCCCAAGCCAAAATCCGCGCCAAAACCGAATTTCTCGCCCATATCACTCACGAACTGCGCACCCCTTTAAATGGCATTTTGGGGATGTCCCAAATGCTACAGCGGCAAATCTTCGGCGCTCTCAACCCCAAGCAACAAGACTACTTAAAACGCATCTATGGCAGCGGCGAGCATCTGCTAGAGCTAATTGATGATATCCTAGATATTTCCAAAGTTGAAGCCGGTAAAGAGCAGCTAAAATTAGCGCCAATCTCTGTCACGGACGTTTGCCAATCCTGCTTAAAATTAGTGCAAGAACGGGCTTTTGAAAAAGGTTTACAGCTCGCCAGCGATATTGAGCCAGCCGCCAAAATCTGTATCGCTGACAAACGCCGCCTCAAACAAATGCTCATCAATCTCCTTTCTAATGCCGTTAAGTTTACCCCCTCGGGCAGTATTTCCCTAATCGTGCGCCAGCTACCTGATGGCATCTATTTCACCGTCGCTGATACGGGTATTGGCATACCTCCCGAAGATATGCACCTACTGTTTCAACCTTTCCAGCAGCTAGATAACCAGCTCAAGCTCGACGTGAAAGGTACTGGTTTAGGTCTGGCCCTCACCCGCAATCTCGCTCGCCTTCACGGAGGCGATGTCACCGCCAAATCTACCTTGGGCGAAGGTTCTGAGTTTACCATTTTCTTGCCGGAAATCCCCACTGGTTATGTGCCTTCTTCTTTGCAGAAACTCCGGGTTAATCCGGCTAATCAGGAGCTGCCTTACCAGGGGCGGATTTTAATTGTTGATGGTGATAAAGATGGGGTGATAGTCTGGCAAGACTATTTACAGTATCTGGGATTTCAGGTGCAACATCTCCCGGATGGCAACGACTTCCTGGCCGAAGTTAATGCTTTTGCTCCCAATTTAATTATACTAGAAATGACATTTTTTAGAGGATTAAGCGGTTTAGAATTGCTGGCACAGTTACGCCAACATCCCCAGTGGCAAACTCTACCGGTGGCGATTATTACGGCTACTACGGTGCCGATTTTTGGCTCGGACTCAGAAGAAACCGAATTTAGTGATACACCTTTTGAAGAAATCCAAAGCCGCTGTGTGGCTGCAGGGGCAAATGAATGTTTGAGCAAACCTCTGCCTCTGGAAGAATTGGATGCTCTTTTAGTCCGTTTGTTGCTATAGTCCTTTGTCCTTTGTCCTTTGTCCTTTGTTTTTCACACAAGTGATAAAAGCCTCCGTAGGGTGGGCAGTGCCTGCCCACCCTACTACAGAACTTGATATGACAAGGGACAAATGACAAAGGACAAAGGACAAGGGACAAATGACAAAGGACAAGGGACAAGCTGACTTGCGGACAATTCAGAACCTTTAAATTTGTTTAAAAACTAAAATACTCTCATAATTTGCTAAATCCAAAAATACCTCCTTTCGGAATGTGGCAATCTGTCTAAACCCTTGGCGCTGATGAAAGGCCAGGGAACGCTGATTGCCGACTGGTTTGGTGACAATGAAAGCCGATAGAACCGCTGGGGGCAGGCTTTTATATAATGAAGTATAGAGAAATTGCCCTATCCCTGACCCATATAATTGGGATTCACCGCCAGAATGTTGATATAAAAATGTTGATGAGTCAAAATTTTATCTATACAGCTTGCATCTTGCCAAGTAATTTGTGACCAAGAATCAGGTGTAATTTCTGGTTGTGTCAGCACTACAAATCCTAACAGATCATAAAGAGAATTAACCGCTAGCCAATACTGGAAACTTTTGGTTAAATTCTGATTAATTTCTTCTGCTGTCACTGGCGCCAATAAAAATCTTTTTCGGCGCCTAAAGTCTGGCGATCTAAAACATGATGATTATCAATTTGAACAATAGAGTTAATATCGCGATTAGCCGCTAGTTGAAAATTAAGATTACCTGGTATCATCGCATTAATTTTATTTGTATTTTTTGTAATTTGTCATGTTTCCTTTGTCTTTTTTTCGCGCCACATCATCGGGACGCCTTCGGGAATTTTCGTGGTATTAATCCCCTTTCCCACTTGCAGACCCAGATATAGCAGTAGCCACGGTAGTGAGGACAAACTCTTGGTCTGGCTTCACTAGATGTCCTAATCTCTCTGGCTACTGCTATATTATTCCTTGAGGGTTTCTGGTGGCGGGGGGCGAGAAGTTGGTGAGTTTAGGTGCTAGGATTGGGGGATGATGGTTGATAGTTAAATTTCTGCATTCGATCGCCACAGATGGTCTCGATGCGGCGGAGGTTTTCCGAGCCGAAAAATTCCCGCCATGCAATGGAGCGATCGCCCCGAGGCTGATACTGCACATCCACCTTGTCGCTGATATCGTTCAGCGGTTCCCACCCCAACTGGCGCGTCAAATTGCCAATAGCACCAACCTTGTCCTGCATAAAATCTTCATAACGCATCAGCACCACCCGATCGGGATGTTGTAAATACACATCCGCCGCAATATTCCAGCGATGCGCCATCCGCTCAATATAATTATCTCCTGGCACATCCGGCAATTTTCCCTCTAGCTGCAACCGCCAACCCTTCACCTCCACACTATTATAATTATCCAGATAAGACTCCGGTAGCACCTCCAAATTCCCCGGAATTTTCAAGCGGTTAAGGATACTGCGGATATTCGCTCTTGGGTCGCGCACGACTATGGCAAACTTAGCCTGGGGAAAATATTCGGCCAGTTGGTCGTAAAAAAA contains:
- the cysS gene encoding cysteine--tRNA ligase, which codes for MTLSVYNTLKRSLETFEPVEPGKVGIYCCGVTVYDYCHLGHARSYIVWDTVRRYLMWQGYQVRYVQNFTDIDDKILNRARQERSSMEEVAERYTQSYFEDMAKLNILAADAYPRATHTIDGIKRLIYELEQKDYAYAAAGDVYYRVLKFPEYGKLSGRKLEEMKSGASGRVEVEDPDSAKKQDAFDFALWKAAKPGEPAWESPWGLGRPGWHIECSAMVRDCLGETIDIHAGGADLVFPHHENEIAQSEAVTGKPLAKYWMHNGFVTVNGEKMSKSLGNFTTIRDLLSSGVAPMALRLFVLHQYRKPLDFTEEAIAGATNAWQTLKEGLLFGYQFGPQLGWDVEMLSPQNPRLGFGAGPFGAGPFGGFHPEKYFREAMDDDFNFPNALVALFELAKYLRREGNVLVHEGKTDTDALVLWSQWQILKELSGVLGLQVSPDEAILEETGGLTDGEIEALIAQRTAARKAKDFGESDRIRDELKAQGITLIDAPGGVTRWHRN
- a CDS encoding AI-2E family transporter; the protein is MSSQQRVTISASTGVLIISSGLLLVLLWQVRSLLVTLMISVVLAASISPAVDWAEGRRVPRWVAALVAYFTIIAGLTGVLLLIGPTVLDQIELLISQFPVYLETIQKIAEQLALRLSEDSPSLVRDLFNTQALTGWVFRSSQQLLLRSYGITRGIVGGVFTLILSLLISGYMVADSRTLIKSVVQLFPAPWNDRLEGQVGEISRRMGGYIRGRLLVSAILGVAITAGLTILGLADFALGLGAIAGVTNLIPFLGPILGAIPALIVAISKGWWLFFWVLILFVIIQNVETYILDPLLVGSSVGIHPLYQLLAVLSGVQVLGIIGALIVPPWFAGAAALVENLYLKPKLKAEITAAAIAKTSSGTTSESILPPSPPSALAEETNDE
- a CDS encoding ATP-binding protein; protein product: MFIKTHLTPGKIVALYALVGGFWIISSDKLLSLLLANPGNVTLNRLQTIKGWFYVLATALLLYWLIQRYAAALYRFQKELQLEEARLRGILETNRDGIVVFDRAGKVTLSNQAAREIFGLEVGNDYRECLKHIKAVNSTCFPETDHPFVQVMQTGKPLAGVECIVSHAHGDVILSVNAAPLYDNAGKIDGVVTSITDITAHKLAEAAGRDRDVAQAKIRAKTEFLAHITHELRTPLNGILGMSQMLQRQIFGALNPKQQDYLKRIYGSGEHLLELIDDILDISKVEAGKEQLKLAPISVTDVCQSCLKLVQERAFEKGLQLASDIEPAAKICIADKRRLKQMLINLLSNAVKFTPSGSISLIVRQLPDGIYFTVADTGIGIPPEDMHLLFQPFQQLDNQLKLDVKGTGLGLALTRNLARLHGGDVTAKSTLGEGSEFTIFLPEIPTGYVPSSLQKLRVNPANQELPYQGRILIVDGDKDGVIVWQDYLQYLGFQVQHLPDGNDFLAEVNAFAPNLIILEMTFFRGLSGLELLAQLRQHPQWQTLPVAIITATTVPIFGSDSEETEFSDTPFEEIQSRCVAAGANECLSKPLPLEELDALLVRLLL
- a CDS encoding sulfotransferase; this translates as MAGKIKDIIPESMKQPLRPLQKAAAQLKTSYLMKFSRIHPAPVIILGNPKSGTSAIAALVARAAGKTVIIDMFHLIKEPDFREQLYGGEMPLRDLMERYKFYFSTEIIKETHLTFFYDQLAEYFPQAKFAIVVRDPRANIRSILNRLKIPGNLEVLPESYLDNYNSVEVKGWRLQLEGKLPDVPGDNYIERMAHRWNIAADVYLQHPDRVVLMRYEDFMQDKVGAIGNLTRQLGWEPLNDISDKVDVQYQPRGDRSIAWREFFGSENLRRIETICGDRMQKFNYQPSSPNPST